In the Candidatus Baltobacteraceae bacterium genome, one interval contains:
- a CDS encoding NAD(P)-dependent oxidoreductase, whose product MKVLITGGNGFIGSWAARLLLETGHDVRVLDGHDDRTTFHDIVGTIENRPVERVVGDIADRAVVEEAVGGCDAVIHLAGLLLPRCREDPLEGARVNVLGTLCVFEAAKKHKIRGGIAYASTAAVFGPEDGVIPFPSNHYGAYKLCNEGNARAYLVDAGLRSVGFRPYTVYGPGRWYGMTAGPTLAMRAAAEGKPYTIPFTGRTGMNFASDVAAAFVLGATQTPDGAQTFSLAGDVASTRQIIDAIRAVAPDAQVADTGEPLPLAPVLDEGALWSTFPKLPNTPLAEGTRRTIEFYRALAQPA is encoded by the coding sequence ATGAAGGTCCTCATCACCGGCGGGAACGGCTTCATCGGTTCGTGGGCAGCGCGACTGTTGCTCGAAACCGGACACGATGTGCGGGTCCTCGACGGTCATGACGATCGTACGACCTTTCACGATATTGTCGGGACGATCGAGAATCGTCCGGTGGAACGCGTCGTTGGGGACATTGCGGATCGTGCGGTCGTCGAGGAGGCTGTCGGCGGATGCGACGCCGTCATTCATCTTGCCGGCCTTCTGCTGCCACGCTGTCGTGAGGATCCGCTCGAAGGCGCACGCGTAAACGTGCTCGGCACGCTATGCGTCTTTGAAGCCGCAAAGAAACACAAGATTAGGGGTGGGATAGCTTACGCGAGCACGGCCGCTGTTTTCGGACCCGAGGACGGCGTAATTCCGTTTCCGTCCAACCACTACGGCGCGTACAAGCTCTGCAATGAGGGCAACGCGCGCGCGTATCTCGTCGACGCAGGGCTTCGCAGCGTTGGGTTTCGTCCGTACACCGTCTACGGACCGGGACGCTGGTACGGTATGACCGCGGGACCAACGCTCGCGATGCGCGCGGCCGCCGAAGGAAAACCCTACACGATTCCGTTTACCGGCCGCACCGGGATGAATTTCGCCTCCGACGTTGCCGCGGCGTTCGTACTCGGCGCGACCCAAACGCCCGACGGCGCGCAAACGTTTTCACTCGCCGGCGACGTCGCATCGACGCGACAGATCATCGACGCAATACGTGCGGTCGCCCCGGATGCTCAGGTCGCCGATACCGGAGAACCCCTTCCGCTTGCGCCCGTTCTCGATGAAGGCGCACTTTGGTCCACCTTCCCTAAGCTTCCGAACACGCCGCTCGCCGAAGGCACGCGCCGAACGATCGAGTTCTATCGCGCCCTCGCCCAGCCGGCGTAA
- a CDS encoding FadR/GntR family transcriptional regulator, which translates to MMTSYPAVASRRLHEQVLNALVESIVAEKFASGESLPSEAEMCEVYGVSRSSVREALRVLAEKGLIEVRHGLGTRVNPPEQWDFMDPLVLSTRRKNGAMAPIFDDLHEARKIVECEVAALAAERASNDDTARLARRLEELRESLGDAVAFADAAFAFHRVLFEATRNRVLLRMAAPIREVLAYTIQVASTTPGALETGLLERETIYRAVVAADSTAARNAMSAHLDRLHRTVGASTPIATA; encoded by the coding sequence ATGATGACAAGCTACCCAGCCGTTGCGTCGCGCCGCTTACACGAACAAGTTCTGAATGCGCTCGTCGAAAGCATCGTTGCCGAAAAGTTTGCGTCCGGCGAGTCGTTGCCGTCCGAAGCCGAGATGTGCGAAGTCTACGGTGTCTCGCGCAGCTCCGTGCGCGAAGCGCTCCGTGTCCTCGCCGAAAAGGGCCTGATCGAGGTTAGGCACGGGTTGGGAACACGCGTCAATCCGCCGGAGCAATGGGATTTCATGGACCCGCTGGTCCTCAGCACGCGTCGCAAGAACGGTGCGATGGCGCCGATTTTTGATGATCTTCACGAGGCACGCAAGATCGTCGAATGCGAAGTCGCGGCGCTTGCGGCGGAGCGCGCTAGCAATGACGATACGGCACGTCTCGCAAGGAGGCTTGAAGAGCTACGAGAGTCCCTGGGCGACGCCGTCGCTTTCGCAGATGCAGCCTTCGCGTTCCACCGCGTCCTTTTCGAGGCGACGCGTAATCGCGTACTGCTTCGCATGGCCGCGCCGATTCGCGAAGTACTCGCTTATACGATTCAGGTCGCTTCGACGACGCCTGGAGCTCTCGAGACCGGCTTGTTGGAACGCGAAACGATCTATCGTGCAGTCGTCGCGGCCGATTCAACGGCGGCTCGAAACGCGATGTCTGCCCATCTGGATCGCTTGCATCGTACGGTCGGAGCTTCCACGCCTATCGCGACCGCCTAG
- the ilvD gene encoding dihydroxy-acid dehydratase, with protein sequence MNYDPKARSATITNGPDRAAARAMYKAIGLTDDDLAKPLIGIANTWIGAMPCGYNMRALAPHVARGIREAGGTPLEFNTIAISDGIAMGTEGMKASLVSRDLIADSIELVCRGYMFDALVVMFACDKTGPGGAMAMMRLDIPSVMFYGGSIAPGKLNGRDLTVGDVFEAVGAYAAGKIDSVEFKAIEDHACPGAGACGGQFTANTMATVFEIMGLSPVGSTSPGATDPRKEKEAYRTGGIVMELLRRGITPRHIATRDAFENAIAAAAGTGGSTNSVLHLLAIARDANVPLEIDDFDTISRKTPIIASLRPGGQFVALDVDAAGGIQLIAKRLIEGNLLHADVPTVTGASLREATATAVETPGQKVIATADHPFKAQGGLAILRGSLAPDGSVVKIAGDERMYHRGPARVFEREEDAMHAVEAGAIKAGDVVVIRYEGPKGGPGMREMLGVTGAIVGAGLGDSVALITDGRFSGATHGLMVGHVAPEAAVGGPIALLREGDQITIDVDKRRLDFALSESQAESRRKEWKAPAPRYTTGVFAKYAALVSSAKDGAITRPPG encoded by the coding sequence ATGAATTACGACCCTAAGGCGCGCAGCGCAACGATCACCAACGGCCCCGACCGTGCTGCGGCGCGCGCAATGTACAAGGCCATCGGCCTGACCGATGATGACCTTGCAAAGCCGCTCATCGGCATTGCAAACACATGGATCGGAGCGATGCCGTGCGGATACAACATGCGCGCGCTGGCGCCGCATGTGGCGCGCGGGATTCGCGAAGCGGGCGGGACGCCGCTCGAGTTCAACACGATCGCAATCAGCGACGGGATCGCAATGGGTACCGAGGGCATGAAGGCGTCGCTCGTATCACGCGATTTGATCGCGGACTCGATCGAGCTCGTTTGCCGCGGCTATATGTTCGATGCACTCGTCGTGATGTTTGCCTGCGATAAGACAGGCCCCGGCGGAGCCATGGCGATGATGCGTCTCGACATTCCCTCGGTGATGTTTTATGGCGGGTCGATCGCGCCGGGCAAACTCAATGGGCGCGATCTTACGGTTGGCGACGTGTTCGAAGCCGTGGGTGCCTACGCGGCCGGAAAGATCGACAGCGTGGAGTTCAAGGCGATCGAAGATCACGCGTGTCCGGGTGCGGGAGCGTGCGGCGGCCAGTTCACCGCAAACACGATGGCAACGGTTTTCGAGATCATGGGTCTCTCGCCGGTCGGGAGCACGAGCCCGGGTGCGACCGATCCACGCAAAGAGAAAGAAGCCTATCGCACCGGCGGCATTGTGATGGAACTGTTGCGACGCGGAATTACCCCGCGTCACATCGCGACGCGCGACGCATTCGAAAATGCAATCGCTGCCGCGGCAGGCACGGGCGGCTCGACGAATTCCGTCCTGCACTTGCTCGCGATCGCACGAGACGCAAACGTTCCGCTCGAGATCGACGATTTCGACACGATCAGCCGCAAGACGCCGATCATCGCGTCGCTGCGGCCCGGCGGTCAATTCGTTGCACTCGACGTCGATGCGGCCGGCGGCATTCAACTGATTGCAAAGCGGCTGATCGAAGGAAACTTGCTTCACGCAGACGTCCCGACCGTAACCGGTGCAAGTCTGCGCGAAGCGACCGCAACTGCAGTCGAGACGCCGGGTCAAAAAGTGATCGCGACGGCGGATCATCCGTTCAAGGCGCAGGGGGGTCTCGCAATCTTGCGCGGATCGCTCGCACCGGACGGCTCGGTTGTGAAGATTGCCGGCGATGAACGCATGTATCACCGCGGACCGGCGCGTGTCTTCGAGCGTGAAGAAGATGCCATGCACGCCGTCGAGGCCGGCGCGATCAAAGCCGGTGATGTCGTCGTCATTCGTTATGAAGGTCCGAAGGGTGGCCCCGGAATGCGCGAGATGCTGGGTGTAACCGGCGCAATCGTCGGTGCGGGACTCGGCGATAGCGTCGCGCTCATCACCGACGGACGCTTTTCCGGCGCAACGCACGGATTGATGGTGGGACACGTTGCGCCGGAAGCCGCAGTCGGCGGTCCGATCGCACTCCTTCGCGAGGGCGACCAGATCACGATCGACGTCGACAAGCGTCGTCTCGATTTCGCTCTGAGCGAAAGCCAGGCCGAAAGCCGCCGCAAGGAGTGGAAAGCACCGGCGCCGCGCTACACAACCGGCGTCTTTGCCAAATATGCGGCTTTGGTGTCGTCGGCAAAAGACGGCGCGATCACGCGGCCACCAGGATGA
- the thrC gene encoding threonine synthase yields MLAFELDAQVGFDVARYREVLAERRRSNEVVDRSGVWRFRELLPALVQEKIVTLREGEVPLYDARRGAEYANARRVRYMHLGMNPTASFKDFGMTVAISHARARGARLAICASTGNTSASMAAYAARAGMTAIVLVPDRGISEAKLAQTLDYGAKVVAIGGDFDAALEIVRTVDAKRFAIVNSVNPLRIEGQKTIALILLEASGWRVPDWVILPGGNLGNSSAIGKGFREAHALGLIDRIPRLAVVQAALAAPFVRAFETGMDLVPVHAETTATAIKIGAPASWRKSLAEVRASDGIVIAVSDEAIAESRAVVGLDGIGCEPASAASLAGLRVLVERGIVAPDDDVVLMLTGHMLKDTAYAAAYHAGAAPFANAIARVGNANDARRHLDELARKAG; encoded by the coding sequence TTGCTCGCGTTCGAGCTCGATGCTCAGGTGGGCTTCGACGTCGCGCGCTATCGCGAAGTGCTTGCCGAACGCCGCCGCTCGAACGAGGTCGTCGATCGCAGTGGTGTGTGGCGTTTTCGCGAACTTTTGCCTGCGCTCGTGCAGGAGAAAATCGTCACTCTTCGCGAGGGCGAGGTTCCGCTATACGATGCGCGACGGGGCGCGGAATATGCGAACGCTCGACGCGTGCGGTACATGCACCTCGGGATGAATCCAACCGCGTCGTTCAAGGACTTCGGGATGACCGTTGCGATCTCGCACGCGCGGGCGCGCGGTGCGCGTCTGGCGATATGTGCGAGCACGGGAAATACATCGGCATCGATGGCGGCGTACGCGGCGCGAGCCGGGATGACGGCGATCGTGCTTGTTCCGGATCGCGGGATCAGCGAAGCAAAGCTGGCTCAGACGCTCGACTACGGCGCAAAGGTCGTGGCGATCGGCGGAGATTTCGACGCTGCGCTCGAGATCGTGCGGACGGTCGATGCCAAACGATTCGCAATCGTGAACAGCGTGAATCCGCTGCGTATCGAGGGACAAAAGACGATCGCGCTGATCCTTCTGGAGGCGTCCGGCTGGCGCGTTCCGGACTGGGTAATTCTCCCGGGTGGCAATCTTGGGAACTCGAGCGCTATCGGAAAAGGCTTTCGCGAAGCGCATGCGCTCGGTCTCATCGACCGGATTCCCCGGCTTGCCGTCGTGCAAGCTGCTCTCGCAGCGCCATTTGTCCGCGCGTTTGAAACGGGCATGGATCTCGTTCCGGTGCACGCAGAGACGACGGCAACCGCGATCAAGATTGGCGCGCCTGCATCCTGGCGCAAGTCACTTGCCGAAGTCCGCGCGTCGGATGGAATCGTGATTGCCGTGTCAGATGAAGCGATCGCCGAGTCACGTGCGGTGGTCGGCCTCGATGGAATCGGATGCGAACCGGCATCCGCTGCATCGCTTGCCGGGCTGCGCGTGCTCGTCGAGCGCGGTATCGTGGCGCCGGATGACGACGTTGTGTTGATGCTTACCGGTCACATGCTCAAAGACACGGCGTATGCCGCTGCGTATCATGCGGGCGCGGCGCCATTTGCGAACGCAATCGCACGTGTTGGAAATGCGAATGATGCACGCCGTCATCTGGATGAGCTGGCGCGGAAGGCCGGCTGA
- the thrB gene encoding homoserine kinase: MFQISVPASSANLGPGFDAIGIALDLRLRATVTEAREYRLTFVEGPHAPTHSGFAGEIERGLSAILGSSRPQIEISVENPIPLGKGLGSSAAAGVLGASIAARLVEPEVSERTLTQIVTDLEGHPDNALPALLGGIVIAAQRGEDAPSYLRFEPPSGVRAIVAIPNIELPTAEARAILPDRYRKEDAVYNVQRAALLAASFASGDLTNLRVAMGDRFHQPYRSAFVPGLAECLRIEAEGLLGIALSGAGPSVLALCTSNGPAIANAMRDAFTRHKIDCETWTLGISHVGVSVRERDAA; the protein is encoded by the coding sequence ATGTTTCAGATTTCGGTGCCGGCTAGCTCTGCGAATCTGGGCCCGGGATTCGATGCGATCGGAATTGCGCTCGACCTGCGCTTGCGAGCTACGGTTACCGAAGCACGCGAGTATAGGCTCACGTTTGTTGAAGGGCCGCATGCACCGACGCATTCGGGATTCGCCGGCGAGATCGAGCGCGGGCTATCGGCGATCCTAGGTTCATCGCGTCCGCAAATCGAGATCAGCGTTGAAAATCCGATCCCGCTCGGAAAAGGACTCGGCTCGAGCGCGGCAGCCGGGGTTCTCGGCGCATCGATTGCGGCGCGGCTGGTCGAGCCCGAAGTCAGTGAACGAACGCTGACGCAGATCGTTACGGATCTCGAGGGCCATCCTGACAACGCACTTCCCGCCCTTTTAGGCGGAATCGTGATCGCGGCGCAACGCGGTGAAGACGCGCCCTCCTATTTGCGATTCGAGCCCCCGTCAGGCGTGCGCGCTATCGTCGCGATACCGAACATCGAGCTACCTACGGCCGAAGCGCGTGCGATTCTGCCGGATCGCTATCGCAAGGAAGACGCCGTCTACAACGTTCAACGCGCCGCCTTACTTGCCGCATCATTCGCGTCGGGCGATCTCACGAATTTGCGCGTCGCGATGGGCGACCGTTTTCACCAACCTTATCGTTCTGCGTTCGTCCCCGGACTTGCAGAATGTCTTCGCATCGAAGCTGAGGGGCTGCTAGGAATCGCGCTTTCGGGCGCCGGCCCAAGCGTGCTCGCGCTCTGCACGTCGAACGGTCCGGCAATCGCGAACGCAATGCGTGACGCGTTTACGAGGCACAAAATCGACTGCGAAACCTGGACGCTTGGGATCTCACACGTCGGCGTTAGTGTCCGGGAACGGGACGCCGCCTAA
- a CDS encoding malate dehydrogenase, with amino-acid sequence MSKRVKVGITGAAGQIGYALLFRIASGQMFGPDTEVELRLLELEAALGPLRGTIMELDDCAFPLLKKVSYSSDPNEAFEGINWAVLVGAVPRKADMQRSDLLRINGQIFTAQGKAINDNAADDVRVFVVGNPCNTNCLIAMNNAPRVPKDRFFAMTSLDELRARTQLAKKAGVDVSELTQMAIWGNHSATQFPDFAHAKIGGKPVPEVIKDRAWLEGEFITTVQNRGTEVIKTRGASSAASAANAAITGVYNLTHTTPAGEWYSVCRCSTGEYGVDPGLIFSYPSRTENGVSKIVEGITQDEFGKKKFEATLSELRAERDAVRELDLIPA; translated from the coding sequence GTGAGTAAGCGGGTTAAGGTGGGCATTACGGGTGCCGCCGGGCAAATTGGATATGCGTTGCTGTTCCGCATCGCGTCCGGTCAAATGTTCGGCCCCGACACCGAAGTCGAGCTGCGGCTTCTCGAGTTGGAAGCGGCGCTCGGGCCGCTCCGCGGGACGATCATGGAGCTCGACGATTGCGCGTTTCCGTTGCTCAAGAAAGTCAGTTATAGCTCCGATCCGAACGAAGCGTTCGAAGGCATCAATTGGGCTGTCTTGGTCGGCGCCGTCCCGCGCAAAGCCGATATGCAACGCTCGGACTTGTTGCGCATCAACGGGCAGATATTCACCGCGCAAGGTAAGGCGATCAACGATAACGCCGCCGACGACGTACGCGTTTTCGTGGTTGGAAACCCGTGTAATACCAATTGTCTCATTGCAATGAACAACGCGCCGCGCGTCCCGAAGGATCGATTCTTCGCGATGACCTCGCTGGACGAGCTGCGCGCACGAACACAGCTCGCGAAAAAGGCGGGAGTCGACGTGAGCGAGCTCACGCAAATGGCAATTTGGGGCAACCATTCGGCGACACAGTTCCCCGATTTTGCGCACGCAAAGATCGGCGGGAAGCCGGTTCCTGAGGTTATCAAGGACCGCGCCTGGCTCGAGGGCGAGTTCATTACGACCGTACAGAACCGCGGAACGGAAGTTATCAAAACGCGCGGCGCATCGTCGGCGGCTTCCGCGGCAAATGCCGCGATTACGGGCGTTTACAATTTGACGCACACTACGCCGGCGGGCGAATGGTATTCTGTTTGCCGGTGTTCGACCGGTGAATACGGCGTCGATCCGGGCTTGATTTTCTCGTATCCGTCGCGCACCGAGAACGGCGTTTCGAAGATCGTCGAAGGAATTACGCAGGACGAATTCGGGAAGAAGAAGTTCGAGGCGACGCTGTCCGAGCTTCGCGCGGAGCGAGATGCCGTGCGTGAGCTCGACCTCATTCCAGCCTAG
- a CDS encoding methyltransferase domain-containing protein yields MPPGRQRFSLFHRSAEQDNDFKLWHHTYVEALTTCTRVLDFGCGTGVFLELLRERGISGVGIDHDPDMVKQTRERGLEAILGDAQTVLQYEQDFDGIHVAHVLETMWGDEVVEFLRACKRALKPDGLLVLRAWNWENPEVRDRLFWFEISHKRPYPLVTLREALKDLEMHVISAGYEPAGQKDTYCVARAPYAPLVDKLKPSRERPLLVWEGELQTLNSMSIINRELGRILAASADLQVVFRPDEAQAEPFVAADPRFEAMRARIDRTPVASDVFVRHPCGDPSFERPPTERYVQIQPWEYGALPARWVSAMRQSVDEVWCPSNYVRDLYLAAGFDPANVLVVPNGVDPDIFSPGEPGGYDLGTKKSFKFLFIGGTLERKGIDVLLDAYLAAFRPDDDVTLIVKDFGLGGFYRMVTQREKIFAAQRQPGSPEIVYNDRDLTMAELIALYRSCDCLAFPYRGEGFGMPILEAMACGLPVIVTAGGAADDFLDDSTAYRIPARRRSIGDRVYDVKLCAEGWLLEPDRMALAQRMRHLYEHRDEGREVGARASARARTEFTWQRAADRVVSRVRELRSGAVLPTPAP; encoded by the coding sequence ATGCCGCCTGGGCGGCAGCGGTTTTCTCTCTTCCATCGTTCCGCCGAGCAAGACAACGATTTCAAGCTCTGGCATCACACGTATGTCGAGGCCCTCACAACGTGCACGCGCGTCCTCGATTTCGGATGCGGGACCGGCGTTTTTCTGGAGTTGCTTCGCGAGCGTGGAATTAGCGGCGTCGGTATCGACCACGATCCGGATATGGTCAAGCAAACGCGTGAGCGGGGTCTCGAAGCCATCCTCGGCGACGCTCAGACCGTCTTACAATACGAACAGGATTTCGACGGGATTCACGTCGCGCACGTACTCGAAACGATGTGGGGCGACGAAGTCGTCGAGTTTTTACGCGCATGTAAACGCGCCCTCAAGCCGGACGGATTGCTCGTCCTGCGCGCCTGGAACTGGGAGAACCCCGAGGTTCGGGACCGTCTTTTTTGGTTTGAAATAAGTCACAAGCGTCCGTATCCGCTCGTGACGCTGCGTGAGGCGCTCAAAGATCTCGAAATGCACGTGATCAGTGCCGGCTACGAACCCGCCGGACAAAAGGACACGTATTGCGTTGCACGTGCACCGTATGCTCCGCTGGTTGACAAGCTGAAACCCTCACGCGAACGTCCGCTGCTCGTTTGGGAAGGCGAGCTCCAGACGCTCAACTCGATGTCGATCATCAACCGCGAGCTCGGCAGAATTCTCGCTGCGAGCGCCGACCTGCAGGTCGTTTTCCGGCCGGACGAAGCGCAGGCCGAACCGTTCGTGGCTGCCGACCCGCGTTTTGAGGCAATGCGTGCGCGAATCGACCGCACGCCTGTCGCAAGCGACGTTTTTGTCCGCCATCCGTGTGGCGATCCGAGTTTTGAACGCCCGCCTACCGAGCGATACGTACAGATTCAGCCTTGGGAATATGGCGCGCTTCCGGCACGTTGGGTCTCGGCGATGCGGCAGAGCGTCGATGAGGTTTGGTGTCCGTCAAATTACGTGCGTGATTTGTATCTCGCGGCCGGCTTCGATCCCGCGAACGTGCTTGTCGTTCCGAACGGTGTCGATCCGGACATTTTCTCGCCGGGAGAGCCCGGCGGCTACGACCTCGGGACGAAGAAGAGCTTCAAGTTCCTGTTTATCGGCGGAACGCTGGAGCGCAAAGGAATCGACGTGCTGCTCGATGCGTATCTTGCTGCCTTTCGTCCGGACGACGACGTTACGCTGATCGTCAAAGATTTCGGACTCGGCGGATTCTATCGCATGGTGACGCAGCGCGAAAAGATTTTCGCAGCGCAGCGTCAGCCGGGCAGTCCGGAGATCGTCTATAACGATCGCGATCTTACGATGGCGGAGCTTATAGCGTTGTATCGCAGCTGCGATTGCTTGGCGTTTCCATACCGGGGCGAGGGATTCGGCATGCCTATTCTGGAGGCAATGGCGTGTGGTCTGCCCGTGATCGTGACCGCCGGCGGTGCAGCCGACGATTTCCTCGACGATTCAACTGCGTATCGCATACCGGCACGGCGTCGTTCGATCGGCGATCGCGTTTACGACGTCAAATTATGCGCCGAGGGTTGGCTTCTCGAGCCCGATCGTATGGCGCTCGCGCAAAGAATGCGCCATCTCTACGAGCATCGTGACGAAGGGCGTGAAGTCGGAGCACGCGCGAGCGCTCGCGCGCGCACCGAGTTTACATGGCAACGAGCCGCAGATCGTGTTGTTTCACGTGTGCGCGAGCTTCGCTCCGGCGCAGTGTTGCCTACACCTGCTCCTTAA
- a CDS encoding cyclopropane-fatty-acyl-phospholipid synthase family protein has product MQDSAALLTSGILKLVFGPREGWDFAVRLWDGTTLAGSGHPRFTLVLRDPSALRTAFTPPLDLNPGKAYVEGVIDIEGNAEAAVDVMAHAFSDVPPHRIAALGIRLLRLPKAQPVDSRPQLQLRGRMHSRVRDAEAIGFHYNQPVNFYRMFLGEDLVYSCGYYDEGIDSLEDAQRAKIDYTLRKLRVRPGEQLLDIGCGWGTLVIRAAKIFGAKALGITLSRRQFEEARRRIADAGLEGRAGVELCDYRDLGDRTFDKVVSVGMIEHVGRSRLAEYFRTALRVVRPGGFFLNHGIADETPQRRGFRSSGFLARYVFPDGELIPISDMLDVAERNGFEVRDVENLREHYTRTLRDWINNLEGNRDAAIAATDERTYRIWRLYMAGSAQGFNRGSMGLFQSLLGKPDVEGRTPVPSTRRDLYRSPAMQPPALAVKEQV; this is encoded by the coding sequence GTGCAGGACTCGGCTGCATTACTGACATCCGGCATCCTCAAGCTCGTTTTCGGGCCGCGCGAGGGATGGGATTTCGCCGTGCGTCTATGGGACGGCACGACACTGGCGGGTTCCGGCCACCCGCGCTTCACGCTCGTCCTCCGCGATCCGTCGGCGCTCCGAACGGCGTTCACGCCACCGCTCGACCTCAACCCCGGCAAGGCCTACGTCGAAGGCGTCATCGACATCGAAGGCAATGCAGAGGCAGCGGTCGACGTGATGGCGCACGCATTTTCCGACGTCCCCCCGCATCGCATCGCCGCGCTCGGCATCCGGCTGCTGCGCCTTCCGAAGGCGCAGCCGGTCGATAGTCGTCCGCAACTGCAGCTACGCGGGCGAATGCACTCGCGCGTCCGTGACGCCGAGGCGATCGGCTTCCACTACAATCAACCCGTCAACTTCTACCGTATGTTCCTCGGTGAGGACCTGGTCTATTCGTGCGGTTATTACGACGAGGGAATCGATTCACTCGAAGACGCGCAGCGAGCCAAAATCGATTACACGCTCCGGAAACTCCGCGTTCGCCCGGGCGAACAATTACTGGACATCGGATGCGGTTGGGGTACGCTCGTGATTCGCGCCGCGAAGATCTTCGGCGCAAAAGCCCTGGGCATCACGCTGAGCCGGCGCCAATTCGAAGAAGCCCGGCGGCGCATTGCCGACGCCGGACTTGAAGGTCGCGCCGGCGTCGAGCTGTGCGACTACCGCGATTTGGGTGACCGAACGTTCGACAAAGTCGTGAGCGTCGGCATGATCGAGCACGTCGGTCGCTCGCGGCTGGCTGAATATTTCCGGACCGCGCTACGCGTCGTACGACCCGGGGGCTTCTTCTTGAATCACGGCATCGCCGATGAGACACCGCAGCGTCGGGGTTTTCGGTCGAGCGGTTTTCTCGCGCGCTACGTTTTTCCCGACGGTGAGCTGATTCCGATTTCAGACATGCTCGACGTCGCAGAACGAAACGGCTTCGAAGTGCGTGACGTCGAGAACTTGCGCGAACATTACACGCGCACATTGCGCGATTGGATCAATAATCTCGAGGGCAATCGCGATGCGGCGATCGCGGCCACCGACGAACGCACGTATCGCATCTGGCGGCTTTACATGGCGGGCAGCGCCCAGGGATTCAATCGCGGAAGCATGGGGCTCTTTCAATCGCTTCTCGGCAAACCCGACGTCGAAGGCCGGACACCTGTTCCATCGACGCGTCGCGATCTCTATCGGTCCCCCGCTATGCAACCACCGGCGCTCGCCGTTAAGGAGCAGGTGTAG
- a CDS encoding ABC transporter substrate-binding protein, giving the protein MGKFALSRKGFLKGTAVAAGAATFGAPAFIPRLGEAADQIKIGAIDPQTGTYAALGKDEFNGMQLALEAWNKKGGAMNRQVVLLMEDSAADPGVAVQKARKLVNQDKCVALIGSVSSAVSLSVGGAANSMGVLYMDSGGHTDTFTMKECHWSSFQICHPTWMLTHATGSTFSKFGKKWYAITPDYAYGHSIMEGYQDVAKQLGATLVGNVYAPLGTSEWGSYLPQLASSGADVFICNPGGNDFVTLMQQAGSYGILSKMKVGGPLADLENFWALPKPARIGYWGVEWYYDSDLVLGKKPSAHAFVAEYRKRFKLPPSPRSAFGYLGMDMLLNGINTAKSTDAVKVARALEGKQFDSPIFEGEAYFRAQNHALMWPMWVGNTVANGTPGDPYNVMHIEDRVAADKIAPSVSSIMAVCKLDYPS; this is encoded by the coding sequence ATGGGAAAGTTTGCGCTGTCGCGCAAGGGATTTCTGAAGGGGACGGCAGTCGCGGCGGGAGCGGCGACATTCGGAGCTCCGGCGTTCATACCACGGCTCGGGGAAGCCGCTGACCAGATCAAGATCGGTGCCATTGATCCGCAGACCGGGACGTATGCCGCGCTCGGTAAGGACGAATTCAACGGCATGCAGCTCGCGCTCGAGGCCTGGAATAAAAAGGGTGGCGCGATGAATCGCCAGGTCGTTCTCCTCATGGAAGACTCGGCTGCCGACCCCGGCGTCGCCGTCCAAAAGGCGCGCAAGCTCGTCAATCAGGACAAATGCGTCGCGCTCATCGGAAGCGTGTCAAGCGCGGTTTCTCTTTCAGTTGGGGGTGCGGCGAACTCGATGGGCGTCCTCTACATGGACTCCGGCGGTCACACCGACACGTTCACGATGAAGGAATGTCACTGGAGCAGTTTCCAGATCTGCCACCCAACCTGGATGCTCACGCACGCGACCGGTTCGACCTTCTCGAAGTTCGGCAAGAAATGGTACGCCATTACGCCCGACTATGCGTACGGTCACTCGATCATGGAAGGCTACCAAGACGTTGCGAAGCAACTTGGCGCGACGCTGGTCGGGAACGTTTACGCACCACTTGGTACCAGCGAGTGGGGATCGTATCTTCCGCAGCTCGCCTCTTCTGGCGCAGACGTCTTCATCTGCAATCCCGGCGGTAACGACTTCGTGACCCTGATGCAGCAAGCCGGCAGCTACGGGATCCTCAGCAAGATGAAGGTCGGCGGACCGCTTGCGGATCTCGAGAACTTCTGGGCGCTGCCGAAACCGGCGCGAATTGGGTATTGGGGCGTCGAATGGTACTACGACAGCGATTTGGTCTTGGGTAAGAAGCCATCTGCTCACGCCTTCGTCGCCGAATACCGCAAGCGGTTTAAATTGCCACCCTCTCCACGTAGTGCTTTCGGCTACCTCGGAATGGACATGTTACTGAACGGCATCAACACTGCCAAGAGTACCGACGCCGTCAAAGTTGCAAGAGCTCTCGAGGGCAAACAATTCGACTCGCCGATTTTCGAAGGCGAGGCGTATTTCCGCGCACAGAACCACGCCCTTATGTGGCCGATGTGGGTGGGCAACACCGTAGCGAACGGGACGCCTGGGGATCCCTACAACGTGATGCATATCGAAGACCGGGTTGCGGCGGACAAAATTGCGCCGTCCGTTTCGTCGATCATGGCGGTCTGTAAGCTCGACTATCCCTCGTAA